A part of Rhinolophus ferrumequinum isolate MPI-CBG mRhiFer1 chromosome 11, mRhiFer1_v1.p, whole genome shotgun sequence genomic DNA contains:
- the LOC117031041 gene encoding olfactory receptor 5B17-like — protein MKNNTEVTDFILLGLTNVPELQVPLFIMFTLVYLITLIGNLGMIMLILLDSRLHTPMYFFLSNFSLVDFCYSSAITPKVMAGFLIGDKVISYNACAAQMFFFVVFATVESYLLALMAYDRYAAVCKPLYYTTTMTTGVCARLAIGSYVLGFLNASINIRDTFCLSFCMSNVIHHFFCDVPAVMTLACSNTDISELILVLLSTFNVCFALLVILISYLFIFITVLKMHTGEGYQKALSTCASHLVAVSIFYGTVIVMYLQPSSSHSLDTDKIASVFYTMLIPMLNPVVYSLRNREVKSAFRKVVEKTKFSLGFVLVT, from the coding sequence ATGAAGAATAATACAGAGGTGACTGATTTCATACTACTAGGACTAACCAATGTCCCAGAACTTCAGGTTCCCCTTTTTATAATGTTCACCCTCGTTTACCTCATCACTCTGATTGGGAATTTGGGCATGATCATGTTGATCCTGCTGGATTCTCGTCTCCACACTCCCATGTACTTTTTCCTCAGTAACTTCTCTCTGGTAGATTTTTGTTACTCCTCAGCAATCACTCCAAAGGTCATGGCTGGATTCCTTATAGGAGACAAGGTCATTTCCTACAATGCGTGTGCTGCTCAGATGTTCTTCTTTGTAGTCTTTGCCACTGTGGAAAGTTACCTCTTGGCTTTAATGGCCTATGATCGCTACGCAGCAGTGTGCAAACCCCTGTATTACACCACCACCATGACAACAGGTGTGTGTGCACGTCTGGCCATAGGCTCTTATGTCCTTGGCTTTCTGAATGCTTCTATTAACATTAGAGACacattctgtctttctttttgtatgtCCAATGTGATCCATCACTTTTTCTGTGATGTTCCAGCAGTCATGACTCTGGCTTGCTCAAATACAGACATTAGTGAACTAATTCTTGTTCTCCTCTCAACCTTTAATGTATGTTTTGCACTTCTTGTTATATTGATTTCCTACTTGTTCATATTTATTACTGTTTTGAAGATGCACACGGGTGAGGGATACCAGAAGGCTTTATCTACCTGTGCTTCTCATCTTGTTGCAGTTTCCATATTTTATGGGACTGTCATCGTCATGTACTTACAGCCCAGCTCCAGTCATTCCCTGGACACAGACAAAATCGCATCTGTGTTTTATACTATGCTCATCCCCATGTTGAATCCTGTGGTCTAcagcctgaggaacagagaggtcaAGAGTGCATTCAGAAAGGTTGTTGAGAAGACAAAATTTTCTCTAGGTTTTGTCTTAGTGACATAG